One Mycobacterium marseillense DNA window includes the following coding sequences:
- a CDS encoding nitric oxide reductase activation protein NorD, translating to MLASALAGRAVAIAELQPGESTWTDGQTIYLDPAARGRARLESVAVQASLIAAGSLDPDVVRPLVRHPRLARRYLAIEGHRALVSNADLLPGVVASAGDRDIAGRSDSPAASLGLASSRGTIADPPPEFGVIRAAKVVAAASRAAALQNQAEPQHVPRKSGNRKPELEELDDGEVDDSDDPDLFTSPVGGGGFLGKWLKKMLSSARKTGSGGGPPGADNPTHRTNSTKRGAYAVTSLASAPGDGGDAEGPAADGVRYPEWDVARKSYRPAWCTVREVEPTIKASATQAIDDAIGVRRPLSRLGMGLHRRHRQSQGDDIDIDAAVEARVEVRAGSVPDEAVYLDSLRRRRDLSVLLLLDVSGSAGEPGTVGRTVHEQQRAAVANLTVALHDLGDRVALYAYYSQGRRAVSMMPVKRFDDHLNAQVIRRLNSLEPGAYSRLGAAIRHGSAVLEARGGTSRRLLVVLSDGLAYDHGYERAYGAADARRALTEARRRGTGCVCLTIGAGTDVQSLRKVFGSAAHATIARPDQLAGVVGPLFRSALRSAEVRRRASVMSSPRTQLAHQLAVPARQDT from the coding sequence ATGCTGGCCTCGGCGCTGGCGGGCCGGGCGGTGGCCATCGCCGAACTGCAACCGGGTGAATCTACGTGGACCGACGGCCAGACGATCTACCTCGACCCGGCCGCGCGCGGCCGCGCCCGGCTCGAGTCGGTTGCGGTGCAGGCCTCGTTGATCGCGGCCGGCAGTCTGGATCCCGACGTGGTGCGTCCCCTGGTGCGCCACCCGCGGCTGGCCAGACGCTACCTGGCGATCGAGGGCCATCGCGCATTGGTGAGTAACGCCGACCTGCTGCCGGGCGTCGTGGCGTCGGCCGGTGATCGCGACATCGCCGGTCGCAGTGACTCGCCCGCCGCGTCGCTGGGCCTCGCCTCGTCCCGGGGAACCATCGCGGACCCGCCACCGGAATTCGGCGTGATCCGTGCGGCGAAGGTGGTGGCGGCGGCCTCCCGAGCGGCCGCGCTGCAGAATCAGGCCGAACCGCAACATGTTCCGCGAAAGTCGGGCAACCGGAAACCGGAACTCGAGGAGCTCGACGACGGTGAGGTCGACGATTCCGACGACCCGGACTTGTTCACCAGCCCGGTGGGCGGGGGCGGATTCCTCGGCAAATGGTTGAAAAAGATGCTGTCCTCGGCGCGCAAGACCGGCAGCGGCGGCGGTCCGCCGGGCGCGGACAACCCGACCCATCGCACCAACTCCACCAAGCGCGGTGCCTACGCCGTGACGTCGCTGGCGTCGGCCCCCGGCGATGGCGGGGACGCTGAGGGCCCCGCGGCGGACGGGGTGCGGTATCCGGAATGGGATGTCGCGCGCAAGAGCTACCGGCCCGCGTGGTGCACAGTGCGTGAGGTCGAGCCGACGATCAAAGCGTCCGCGACACAGGCCATCGACGATGCCATCGGTGTGCGACGGCCACTGTCGCGGCTCGGCATGGGGTTGCACCGCCGCCATCGCCAGTCGCAAGGCGACGACATCGACATCGACGCCGCCGTCGAGGCCCGAGTCGAAGTGCGGGCCGGCTCGGTGCCTGACGAGGCGGTGTACCTCGACAGCCTGCGGCGCCGGCGCGACCTGTCGGTGCTGCTGCTGCTCGACGTGTCGGGGTCGGCGGGCGAGCCGGGAACCGTCGGGCGGACTGTGCACGAACAGCAGCGCGCCGCGGTCGCCAACCTCACCGTGGCGCTGCATGACCTGGGCGACCGCGTCGCGCTCTACGCCTACTACTCACAGGGCCGGCGCGCGGTGAGCATGATGCCCGTCAAGCGGTTCGACGACCATCTCAACGCTCAGGTCATCCGGCGGCTCAACAGCCTGGAACCCGGCGCGTACTCGCGACTCGGCGCGGCGATCCGCCACGGCTCGGCCGTCCTGGAGGCGCGCGGCGGAACGTCGCGGCGGCTGCTGGTGGTGCTGTCCGACGGCCTCGCCTACGACCACGGATACGAGCGCGCCTACGGTGCGGCGGACGCGCGGCGCGCGCTGACCGAGGCTCGCAGGCGGGGGACCGGCTGCGTGTGCCTGACCATCGGCGCGGGAACCGATGTGCAATCGCTGCGCAAGGTGTTCGGCAGCGCCGCCCACGCGACGATCGCGCGGCCCGATCAGCTGGCCGGCGTCGTCGGACCGCTGTTCCGGTCCGCCCTGCGCTCGGCGGAAGTTCGCCGCAGGGCGTCGGTGATGTCAAGTCCCAGAACACAGTTGGCGCACCAACTCGCCGTACCCGCTCGCCAGGACACTTGA
- a CDS encoding CbbQ/NirQ/NorQ/GpvN family protein, translating to MANESGLAYFNGGSSEGETLRPYYQAVGGEEAVFKAAYRQGLSLVLKGPTGCGKTRFVEAMAYDLGRPLITVACHDDLTTADLVGRYLLRGDETVWVDGPLTRAVREGAICYLDEVVEARQDTTVVLHPLADHRRQLPIERLGVTLDAAPGFGLVVSYNPGYQSVLKDLKDSTRQRMVAIEFDFPAADVEEGIVAHEAGVDGATAAGLVRFGQAIRRLETGGLREVASTRVLIAAGRLVAEGLSMKEAARAAIAGPLTDDVAVGKALGEMIEIYLGGPDRPGGPDD from the coding sequence ATGGCCAACGAGTCCGGGCTTGCATACTTCAACGGCGGTTCGTCCGAGGGGGAGACGCTGCGGCCCTATTACCAGGCGGTGGGAGGCGAAGAGGCCGTCTTCAAGGCGGCGTACCGCCAAGGCCTGTCGCTGGTCCTCAAAGGGCCGACGGGCTGCGGTAAGACGCGGTTCGTCGAGGCGATGGCCTATGACCTGGGCCGGCCGCTGATCACCGTCGCCTGTCATGACGACCTGACGACCGCGGACCTGGTCGGCCGGTATCTGTTGCGCGGTGACGAGACCGTCTGGGTGGACGGCCCGCTGACCCGGGCCGTGCGCGAGGGCGCGATCTGCTACCTCGACGAAGTGGTGGAAGCCCGGCAGGACACCACGGTGGTCCTGCATCCGCTCGCCGACCACCGGCGACAGCTGCCCATCGAGCGACTCGGCGTCACGCTGGACGCGGCCCCCGGATTCGGTCTGGTGGTGTCGTACAACCCCGGGTATCAGAGCGTGCTCAAGGATCTCAAGGATTCGACACGTCAGCGCATGGTCGCGATCGAATTCGACTTCCCCGCAGCCGATGTCGAAGAGGGGATCGTTGCGCACGAGGCCGGTGTGGACGGCGCGACCGCAGCCGGGTTGGTCCGTTTCGGTCAGGCGATTCGCCGGCTGGAGACCGGCGGGCTGCGCGAAGTCGCGTCGACGCGCGTGCTGATCGCGGCGGGCAGGCTGGTCGCCGAGGGGCTGAGCATGAAGGAAGCGGCCCGGGCCGCCATCGCGGGGCCACTGACCGATGACGTCGCCGTGGGCAAGGCCCTGGGCGAAATGATCGAGATTTACCTCGGCGGGCCCGACCGGCCCGGCGGGCCCGATGATTGA
- a CDS encoding ABC transporter substrate-binding protein produces MSYESSAEPIKVGYLMDFTLPPGFPEDLFASFTQTFDLIFEEAVGQGLMDRPVRMIYREVEGLPKGSVKAVIDAYGELVDEGCLVVFGPNITDNCVPLREAIEERFKVPAISVTGTDDWLGEWTFAFPQGSMTDEPIFLADLIAKRGLAEIGVLVEQSLIGESYLKNLRSACRRKGIRIAAEVAIAQTAQDINAAVQTLHEAKAEAIVHLGFGFGIVFINPALEAIGWDPPRFTTTAWQNAWVNPIMWNAFMGWIGIDQYDEANRIGQDFLDSYAMKYDGSRPEFCVTVVNRDVAATLVRAFTDAHPLSPRGVKEALERVKMMPAASGAPGTRISFGKWTRRAWMGAGYLVARTLDADGINSHLVDRFGEEG; encoded by the coding sequence ATGTCCTACGAAAGCAGTGCTGAGCCGATCAAGGTCGGCTACCTGATGGACTTCACGCTGCCGCCGGGGTTTCCCGAGGATCTCTTCGCGTCCTTCACCCAGACCTTCGACCTCATCTTCGAAGAGGCGGTCGGCCAGGGACTGATGGACCGCCCCGTGCGGATGATCTACCGCGAGGTGGAGGGCCTGCCCAAGGGTTCGGTCAAGGCGGTGATCGACGCGTATGGCGAACTGGTCGACGAAGGCTGCCTGGTGGTCTTCGGTCCCAACATCACCGATAACTGCGTGCCGTTGCGCGAGGCGATCGAGGAGCGGTTCAAGGTGCCCGCGATCAGCGTGACCGGCACCGACGACTGGCTGGGCGAGTGGACCTTCGCCTTCCCCCAGGGATCGATGACCGACGAACCCATCTTCCTGGCCGACCTGATCGCCAAACGGGGACTCGCCGAGATCGGTGTCCTGGTCGAACAGAGCCTCATTGGTGAGAGCTACCTGAAGAACCTGCGAAGTGCCTGCCGGCGCAAGGGCATTCGGATCGCAGCGGAAGTGGCGATCGCCCAGACGGCCCAGGACATCAACGCCGCGGTCCAGACGCTGCACGAGGCAAAGGCCGAGGCGATCGTGCACCTCGGATTCGGATTCGGGATCGTCTTCATCAACCCGGCGCTCGAGGCGATCGGCTGGGACCCACCCCGTTTCACCACCACCGCGTGGCAGAACGCCTGGGTGAACCCGATCATGTGGAACGCGTTCATGGGCTGGATCGGTATCGACCAGTACGACGAGGCGAACCGGATCGGCCAGGACTTCCTCGACAGTTACGCGATGAAGTACGACGGCAGTCGTCCCGAGTTCTGCGTGACGGTGGTGAATCGCGACGTCGCCGCGACACTGGTGCGCGCGTTCACCGACGCGCACCCGCTCAGCCCGCGCGGCGTCAAGGAGGCGCTGGAGCGGGTGAAGATGATGCCCGCCGCCTCGGGGGCGCCCGGAACCCGGATCTCCTTCGGCAAGTGGACGCGACGGGCCTGGATGGGCGCCGGGTATCTGGTGGCCCGGACGCTCGATGCCGACGGCATCAACTCGCATCTGGTTGATCGCTTCGGCGAGGAAGGCTGA
- a CDS encoding spirocyclase AveC family protein, with translation MSTEQSTPPAAQQEPIAPPRTNRRRWGGWISGAALAAFALFFIANCRVALDPRVANPNVQGRPRPVKFMFGLDYIGFLDWATVVALLVLLIVFIRGWRRNPGSPAMLMFLCTTLIVWQDPIMNWSPFAVYNPDLVHWPESWPLVSLSPTVEPFVVFGYVMFYFGPYFPAVWLLRKLQAKYGPTSYVSRHPLVCLGLITLVIGFVFDAFLENTLVHWGMYIYSQVIPWGSLFTGTTFQFPLIWESFSVCFVMVPAAILCYRDDTGKSVAEKLAAKAKLFPSRPVLGTFLVMFVIINVSYFAYGGWFWVIKVSHAATSVACPWPYPEAKVYDPQGFYEKAGAQGPFSVGIWSTWASGEPNGRPHVEPPPPGEGACATTPAVSNHG, from the coding sequence ATGTCCACCGAACAGTCCACACCGCCTGCCGCGCAACAGGAACCGATCGCCCCACCGCGAACCAACAGGCGCCGCTGGGGCGGTTGGATCTCCGGCGCCGCGCTGGCCGCCTTCGCGTTGTTCTTCATCGCGAATTGCCGGGTGGCCCTTGACCCGCGTGTGGCGAACCCGAACGTGCAGGGGCGGCCGCGCCCGGTGAAGTTCATGTTCGGGCTGGACTACATCGGCTTCCTGGACTGGGCCACCGTGGTGGCGCTGCTCGTGCTGTTGATCGTCTTCATCAGGGGCTGGCGCCGCAACCCCGGCAGCCCGGCGATGCTGATGTTCTTGTGCACCACGCTGATCGTGTGGCAGGACCCGATCATGAACTGGTCGCCGTTCGCGGTCTACAACCCCGATCTCGTGCACTGGCCGGAATCCTGGCCGCTGGTGTCGTTGTCGCCGACGGTCGAGCCGTTCGTGGTCTTCGGTTACGTGATGTTCTACTTCGGCCCCTACTTCCCCGCCGTCTGGCTGCTCCGCAAGCTGCAGGCGAAATACGGGCCCACGAGCTATGTGTCGCGGCACCCCTTGGTGTGCCTGGGTCTGATCACCCTGGTGATCGGTTTCGTCTTCGACGCCTTCCTGGAGAACACCCTCGTCCACTGGGGCATGTACATCTACTCACAGGTCATCCCGTGGGGATCGCTGTTCACCGGCACCACCTTCCAGTTCCCGTTGATCTGGGAGTCGTTCTCGGTGTGCTTCGTGATGGTGCCGGCCGCGATTCTGTGTTACCGCGACGACACGGGTAAGTCGGTCGCCGAAAAGCTTGCCGCCAAAGCGAAGTTGTTCCCGAGCCGACCGGTGCTAGGCACGTTCCTGGTGATGTTCGTCATCATCAACGTGTCCTACTTCGCCTACGGCGGCTGGTTCTGGGTCATCAAGGTCAGCCATGCCGCCACCTCGGTGGCCTGCCCCTGGCCGTACCCGGAAGCCAAAGTGTATGACCCGCAAGGCTTCTACGAAAAGGCCGGCGCGCAGGGTCCGTTCTCGGTCGGCATCTGGTCGACGTGGGCGAGCGGGGAGCCCAACGGTCGGCCCCACGTCGAGCCCCCGCCACCGGGCGAAGGCGCGTGCGCGACCACTCCTGCCGTGAGCAACCATGGCTGA
- a CDS encoding SDR family oxidoreductase, whose product MADPRTVVITGASRGLGFASAVRLYREGWRVVAAMRTPDEGMPLLRQAIQDRGLSPDDDRLIGVQLDLTDTASITAAAKAIEEAVGAPYALVHNAGISAAGMVEETDMGLWQRMFATSVLGPVALTQALLPSMRAAGAGRIVLVSSAAGVRGQPATAPYSAAKGALERWGESMACEIAPFGLGVTVVVAGTYDTEIITDAGTTDDRDFGGPYARLHNTMNSRGRFAMKMARPPERFTDGLLKALEDRVPFRRRGIGPDASMLLAASRILPVSGMHHVSRIVLGIPRQGSMRGGAWPLTVSQKAMVMAAKIIPAPVLQRLASLAAKRHKGNEGN is encoded by the coding sequence ATGGCTGACCCGCGCACGGTCGTCATCACCGGCGCGTCGCGGGGGCTGGGGTTCGCCTCGGCGGTGCGGCTGTATCGGGAAGGCTGGCGGGTGGTCGCGGCCATGCGCACACCCGATGAGGGAATGCCGCTGCTGCGTCAGGCGATTCAAGACCGGGGGCTGTCCCCTGACGATGACCGGTTGATCGGTGTGCAGCTCGACCTGACCGACACCGCGTCGATCACCGCGGCAGCCAAGGCGATCGAAGAGGCCGTGGGCGCACCGTATGCGCTGGTGCACAATGCGGGCATCTCCGCGGCCGGGATGGTAGAGGAGACCGACATGGGGCTGTGGCAGCGCATGTTCGCCACCAGCGTCCTGGGGCCCGTCGCGCTCACCCAGGCGCTGCTGCCCTCGATGCGCGCGGCGGGCGCGGGCCGAATTGTGTTGGTGTCCAGCGCCGCTGGGGTACGCGGTCAGCCCGCCACCGCGCCGTACTCGGCGGCCAAGGGGGCGCTGGAGCGGTGGGGGGAATCGATGGCGTGCGAAATCGCGCCCTTCGGTCTCGGGGTCACCGTGGTGGTCGCCGGCACGTACGACACCGAGATCATCACCGACGCCGGCACCACCGACGACCGCGATTTCGGCGGCCCGTACGCCCGACTGCACAACACCATGAACAGCCGCGGCCGCTTCGCGATGAAAATGGCCCGGCCGCCCGAGCGCTTCACCGACGGCCTGCTCAAGGCGCTCGAGGACCGGGTGCCATTCCGCCGCCGCGGTATCGGCCCGGACGCCTCGATGCTGCTGGCCGCCAGCAGGATCCTGCCCGTGTCGGGCATGCACCACGTGTCGCGGATTGTGCTGGGCATACCCAGGCAGGGGTCGATGCGCGGTGGCGCGTGGCCGTTGACCGTCAGCCAGAAGGCGATGGTGATGGCCGCAAAAATCATTCCGGCGCCGGTGCTGCAGCGCCTGGCATCGCTGGCAGCCAAGCGCCACAAAGGAAACGAGGGGAACTGA
- a CDS encoding cytochrome P450 has translation MEQLFDDLEDFGAFDDAISGDVRDPYTELARLRREDPVQRLETSGALPHEESLPMFIVYRHEDIQQMLRDNETFSSSAVIAAFGPVLGEGVMLGMDEPIHGRLRSLVSKAFSQKSLARWQDELVGRVANSLIDNFASNGKADLVKEFTFDYPSQIIAGLLGLPEADYPQFQRWSISLLSWLMNPDRGLAASAALCEYFAPILEARRAEPKDDLISALAAAEIDGEKLADEEIFSFLRLLLPAGVETTYRSLGSLLLALLSDPEQLDAIRADRSLLPQAIEEGVRWESPLLTITRVATRDTELGGVAIPAGATVMPMLGSANRQDDRYPNPDTFDIHREARAHLGWGHGVHVCLGMHLARLEMRTAINLLLDRLPNLRLDPDGDDPHIRGQVFRSPTSVPVLFDPQ, from the coding sequence ATGGAACAGCTGTTCGACGACTTGGAGGATTTCGGCGCCTTCGACGACGCGATCTCCGGTGACGTGCGTGACCCGTACACCGAGCTGGCCCGGCTGCGCCGCGAGGACCCGGTGCAGCGACTCGAGACGTCGGGAGCGCTTCCGCACGAGGAATCTCTGCCGATGTTCATCGTGTATCGCCACGAGGACATCCAGCAGATGTTGCGCGACAACGAGACGTTTTCCTCCTCCGCCGTCATCGCCGCATTCGGTCCGGTGCTGGGTGAAGGCGTGATGCTCGGCATGGACGAGCCCATCCACGGCCGGCTGCGTTCGCTGGTATCGAAGGCGTTCTCGCAGAAGTCGTTGGCGCGCTGGCAGGACGAGTTGGTCGGGCGCGTGGCGAACAGCCTGATCGACAACTTCGCGTCCAACGGAAAGGCAGACCTGGTCAAAGAATTCACCTTCGACTACCCGAGCCAGATCATCGCGGGATTGCTGGGCTTGCCGGAAGCGGACTACCCGCAGTTCCAGCGGTGGTCGATTTCGCTGCTGAGTTGGTTGATGAACCCGGATCGTGGGCTCGCGGCCTCCGCCGCGCTGTGCGAGTACTTCGCGCCGATACTCGAGGCCCGCCGGGCAGAGCCGAAGGACGACTTGATCAGTGCGCTCGCCGCGGCCGAGATCGACGGCGAAAAGCTCGCGGACGAGGAGATCTTCTCGTTCCTGCGCTTGCTGCTGCCCGCCGGGGTGGAGACCACGTATCGCTCGCTGGGCAGCCTGCTGCTCGCGCTGCTGTCCGATCCCGAGCAGTTGGACGCCATCCGCGCGGATCGTTCACTGCTGCCGCAGGCCATCGAGGAGGGCGTGCGCTGGGAATCGCCGCTGTTGACCATCACGCGGGTGGCGACTCGCGACACCGAACTCGGCGGCGTGGCGATCCCCGCCGGCGCGACCGTGATGCCGATGCTCGGTTCGGCCAACCGGCAAGACGATCGCTATCCGAATCCGGACACGTTCGACATTCACCGGGAGGCCCGGGCACACCTGGGCTGGGGGCACGGCGTGCACGTCTGTCTCGGCATGCACCTGGCGCGGCTCGAGATGCGCACCGCCATCAACCTTCTGCTCGACCGGCTGCCGAACCTTCGGCTGGATCCCGACGGGGACGACCCCCACATCCGCGGGCAGGTCTTCCGGTCGCCGACGTCGGTGCCGGTGCTGTTCGACCCCCAATAA